The Corynebacterium tuberculostearicum genome window below encodes:
- a CDS encoding FUSC family protein: MLEVMSEAKERVSTRQKLRVIDRSVLSRVNRIRSRFVYIIQATIGAALAYWVAGDVVGHPQPFFAPISAVIILGMSGGDRMKKALEMSIGGIIGVAVGDLLFQIVGQGPFQIFFIVGAGLVVGSFLTKSPLVTNQIVFGAILIATIFPPTEGPGGLHRAIDAMIGSGIGLITIALIPNSPLVEARREVSKVLKVASSILADVTYGIRHQDPGVIRDAREAVRGTQDSVNTLLSAAQSGREASEVSPLLWASRRSIRSLERILLPVDNAVRGVRVLSRQALGLTEDRDKVSDEQVELLDELSEIMLAISELYGQGKKHGHDEAIEIPDLVQRLRIVGGRAGLDIIDREGTLSAYMILGQTRSIVVDMLMVCGLSRESAVAHLVPTSQHPAYPPEVWGRED, encoded by the coding sequence ATGCTGGAAGTCATGTCGGAAGCGAAGGAAAGAGTCTCAACGCGGCAGAAGCTGCGGGTGATTGACCGCTCGGTGCTCTCGCGGGTCAACCGCATCCGCTCGCGGTTTGTCTACATCATCCAGGCGACCATCGGCGCGGCGCTCGCGTACTGGGTGGCCGGCGATGTGGTGGGGCACCCGCAGCCGTTCTTTGCGCCGATTTCTGCGGTCATCATTCTGGGGATGTCCGGTGGGGACAGGATGAAAAAGGCGCTGGAGATGTCGATTGGCGGCATCATTGGCGTGGCTGTGGGCGACCTGCTCTTCCAGATTGTGGGCCAAGGGCCGTTCCAGATCTTCTTCATTGTGGGCGCGGGCCTGGTGGTGGGCTCGTTTTTGACCAAGTCGCCGCTGGTGACCAACCAGATTGTCTTTGGCGCGATTTTGATTGCGACGATTTTTCCACCCACGGAGGGCCCGGGCGGCCTGCACCGCGCGATCGACGCGATGATTGGCTCGGGCATTGGCTTGATAACCATTGCGTTGATTCCCAATTCCCCGTTGGTGGAGGCGCGGCGCGAGGTGTCGAAGGTGCTTAAGGTTGCCTCGAGCATTCTTGCCGACGTCACTTATGGCATCCGCCACCAAGACCCCGGCGTCATCCGCGACGCGCGCGAGGCGGTGCGCGGTACGCAAGATAGCGTCAATACCCTGCTGAGCGCAGCGCAATCGGGTAGGGAGGCCTCGGAAGTTTCGCCGCTGTTGTGGGCGTCGCGCCGCAGCATTCGCTCGCTGGAGCGCATCCTGTTGCCGGTGGATAACGCGGTCCGCGGCGTGCGCGTGCTTTCCCGCCAGGCGCTGGGCCTGACGGAGGACCGCGACAAGGTTTCGGATGAGCAGGTGGAGTTGCTCGATGAGCTTTCTGAAATCATGCTCGCGATTAGTGAGCTCTACGGCCAGGGCAAGAAGCATGGGCACGATGAGGCGATTGAGATTCCGGACCTGGTGCAGCGCCTGCGCATCGTGGGCGGGCGCGCCGGGCTGGACATCATTGACAGGGAAGGCACGCTATCGGCCTATATGATTCTGGGCCAGACGCGCTCCATCGTGGTGGACATGCTGATGGTGTGCGGGCTCTCGCGCGAATCGGCCGTGGCGCACCTTGTGCCGACCTCGCAGCACCCGGCCTACCCGCCGGAGGTGTGGGGGCGCGAGGACTAA
- a CDS encoding HNH endonuclease signature motif containing protein: MNTEFLLLCRRGVDLVAEFQGCSEDSLLEAGASPLLAAQLARLQHVYFGRTSNSRKQHLARDAARSRAHDLATLDSIESYTRRVRDTNRAWDLRLELCRTEARLIPSVAKKLLKQLNPPRRPEPGVRYTRRPDGPHTISITADPTDIADIKGVLSSVNKDDPLAAAKKVLLEGNPGALPAVHTNVILTLDQLDRIVAAPADASDITLQLTNGARMTGAQLVARALAQRGYVSLVHPEHGPVNLYRTERMATWKQRMLAAAEHPVCAWPGCNTPADDAQVHHLTAWSAGGPTNQENLVTLCAHHNAVNQDDPSRPTERGRMVRIDGRVAWIPPWSNTPRFVPSPARPPNPAPNHNPNPSPSSSASSTGNP; this comes from the coding sequence GTGAACACCGAATTTCTCTTGCTATGCCGCCGCGGCGTCGATCTCGTCGCCGAATTTCAGGGCTGCTCCGAAGACTCACTCCTCGAGGCCGGAGCCAGCCCCCTTCTGGCTGCCCAGCTCGCCCGCCTGCAACATGTCTATTTCGGCCGCACGTCCAATAGCCGCAAGCAGCACCTCGCGCGCGACGCCGCCCGCAGCCGCGCTCACGACCTCGCCACACTCGATAGCATTGAGTCCTATACCCGCCGCGTGCGCGATACCAACCGTGCCTGGGACCTGCGCCTAGAACTCTGTCGCACCGAGGCCCGCCTCATCCCCTCCGTGGCCAAGAAGCTCCTCAAGCAGCTCAATCCGCCTCGTCGTCCCGAGCCCGGCGTGCGCTATACCCGCCGCCCCGACGGACCCCACACCATCTCCATTACGGCCGATCCCACGGATATCGCCGATATCAAGGGCGTTCTCTCCTCCGTCAACAAAGATGATCCCCTCGCCGCCGCCAAGAAGGTCCTCCTCGAGGGCAACCCCGGCGCGCTGCCGGCCGTGCACACCAACGTCATCCTCACGCTGGACCAGCTCGACCGCATCGTCGCCGCGCCTGCCGACGCCTCCGATATCACCCTCCAGCTCACCAACGGCGCCCGCATGACCGGTGCGCAGCTCGTCGCTCGCGCCTTAGCCCAGCGCGGCTACGTCAGCCTGGTCCACCCGGAGCACGGTCCGGTGAACCTGTACCGCACCGAGCGCATGGCCACGTGGAAACAGCGCATGCTCGCCGCGGCCGAGCATCCCGTGTGCGCGTGGCCGGGCTGCAATACGCCTGCCGACGACGCCCAAGTCCACCACCTCACCGCCTGGTCCGCCGGCGGGCCCACCAACCAAGAAAATCTGGTCACCTTGTGCGCGCACCACAACGCCGTCAACCAAGATGACCCCTCCCGGCCCACGGAACGCGGCCGCATGGTGCGCATCGATGGCCGCGTCGCCTGGATACCACCGTGGAGCAACACCCCACGCTTCGTCCCCAGCCCCGCTAGGCCGCCAAACCCGGCCCCTAACCACAACCCCAACCCCAGCCCCAGCTCCAGCGCCAGCTCCACAGGCAACCCCTAA